Proteins co-encoded in one Salvia splendens isolate huo1 chromosome 4, SspV2, whole genome shotgun sequence genomic window:
- the LOC121798507 gene encoding H/ACA ribonucleoprotein complex subunit 3-like protein gives MYLQFYINDNGDKVYTTKKESPLGLATESAHPARFSPDDKYSRQRILLKKRFGLLPTQGPPPKY, from the exons ATGTATCTCCAATTTTACATCAACGATAACGGTGACAAAGTTTACACCACCAAG AAGGAGTCACCGCTAGGGTTGGCTACAGAATCGGCTCATCCTG CCCGGTTCTCCCCAGATGATAAATACTCAAGGCAGAGAATTCTTCTGAAGAAGCGCTTTGGTCTGCTCCCAACCCAAGGCCCTCCTCCCAAGTACTGA